The Flavobacteriales bacterium genome includes a region encoding these proteins:
- a CDS encoding TonB-dependent receptor, which yields MKQFTFILIILLSAYASHAQLSFSGRITNENDGKGIANAAVSLTNGNNSYYQLTDENGFYQFTNLASENYRICITHISYDSTCESILVDKNMVYNISLRPANYTTETAIVNVVRANGKNPSVTTYLDKEEIIKTDQGKDFPYLLDMTPSTVISSDAGNGVGYTGVRIRGIDPTRVNVTINGIPLNDAESQGVYWVDLPDLTSSTQNVQVQRGVGTSTNGGAAFGSSINIKTDIVPSQYSKVLNFGFGSFNTQRLSAAYSTGRLKNNWAFLFRGSLIESDGFIDRASSELLSTNLAASKYWKKAVFKANLLFGNERTYQAWWGIPQPKFEQNTPELNRYINQLWITGNDLQNLQQSNSKTYNYYTYENEVDDYNQNHYQLFYDYHFNKKLTFSSAAYTTTGKGFYEQFRPKDDLSFYNLQNQIVGNDTFTTADIIRRRWLKNVLVGGLASLNYNVKKMEASMGLGYNTYFGNHFGEAIATEFTAYEALNSLYYDNNSRKGDGNVYAKLQYKLKHFYPYLDVQYRTISYHFEGFDNQNEAKNYSVNYGFFNPKAGFLFEKRFTQLYAFYARGNREPVRDDFRNSKNGNWPMAEQLDDIETGYKLKRKRTMLGLNVYYMNYKNQLVLTGAINDVGEAIRQNVAKSYRRGIEAEFQCALSKSLQLGGNLTLSQNKIVDFIETIYEWDDDYETFTNTYKNTNISFSPSIISAAQLGYKVNPNFTLNIHSKYVSKQFLDNTQSENRMLPSFHYTDVSINYSTDQFKGIKKTTLSLFFNNIFNQSFAPNGYTFGGILQNQRADFNYVFPMAGFNWMLKIRIEL from the coding sequence ATGAAACAGTTTACATTCATTTTAATCATTCTGCTAAGTGCCTATGCCTCGCACGCTCAGCTTTCTTTTTCAGGAAGGATTACCAATGAAAATGATGGGAAAGGCATTGCCAATGCCGCGGTAAGTCTTACAAACGGTAACAATTCCTATTATCAACTTACAGACGAAAATGGCTTTTATCAATTTACCAATTTGGCTTCCGAAAATTACCGCATTTGCATAACCCATATCAGTTACGACTCGACTTGCGAGTCTATTTTGGTTGATAAAAACATGGTTTATAATATTTCGCTTCGTCCCGCCAATTACACCACCGAAACGGCCATTGTAAATGTGGTTAGAGCTAATGGGAAAAATCCGTCTGTAACCACTTATCTCGACAAAGAAGAAATAATAAAAACCGACCAGGGTAAAGATTTTCCCTATTTGTTGGATATGACTCCGTCAACCGTAATAAGCAGCGATGCTGGCAATGGCGTGGGTTATACGGGAGTTCGAATTCGGGGCATAGACCCCACACGTGTAAACGTGACCATAAACGGAATTCCACTAAACGATGCCGAGAGTCAGGGCGTTTATTGGGTTGATTTGCCTGATTTGACAAGCTCAACACAAAATGTGCAAGTGCAACGAGGCGTTGGCACAAGCACCAATGGTGGTGCGGCCTTTGGCTCGAGTATAAACATTAAAACCGACATTGTTCCGAGTCAATATTCGAAAGTTTTAAATTTTGGTTTTGGTAGTTTTAATACTCAACGACTAAGTGCGGCATACTCCACAGGCAGACTCAAAAACAATTGGGCATTTTTATTTCGGGGCAGTTTAATTGAGAGCGATGGTTTTATTGACAGAGCTTCTTCCGAGCTTTTATCAACCAATTTGGCTGCTTCTAAATACTGGAAAAAGGCAGTATTTAAAGCAAATCTGTTATTTGGTAACGAACGAACCTACCAAGCCTGGTGGGGCATTCCTCAACCAAAATTTGAACAAAATACGCCCGAACTGAACCGATACATAAACCAACTTTGGATAACCGGAAACGATCTTCAAAATTTGCAACAATCGAACTCAAAAACCTATAATTACTACACATACGAAAATGAAGTAGATGACTACAATCAAAACCATTATCAACTTTTCTACGACTATCATTTCAATAAAAAACTAACTTTTAGCTCGGCGGCTTATACCACCACCGGAAAGGGATTTTATGAGCAATTTCGGCCAAAAGATGACCTGTCGTTTTACAATCTGCAAAATCAAATTGTCGGAAACGACACGTTTACTACTGCCGACATTATTAGAAGAAGATGGTTAAAAAACGTATTGGTAGGTGGTTTGGCTTCGCTCAATTATAACGTTAAAAAAATGGAAGCATCAATGGGTTTGGGCTACAATACCTATTTCGGAAATCATTTTGGCGAAGCCATTGCTACTGAATTTACAGCTTATGAAGCCCTCAACTCACTTTATTACGACAACAATTCAAGAAAAGGTGATGGAAATGTATATGCCAAACTGCAATACAAACTCAAACATTTTTACCCTTATTTAGATGTGCAGTATCGCACCATTTCATATCATTTTGAAGGTTTTGATAATCAAAATGAAGCAAAAAACTATTCTGTAAATTATGGTTTTTTCAACCCAAAAGCAGGCTTTTTGTTCGAAAAACGATTTACTCAGCTCTATGCTTTTTATGCACGCGGAAACCGTGAACCGGTGAGAGATGATTTTAGAAACAGTAAAAACGGAAATTGGCCAATGGCAGAGCAACTTGATGATATTGAAACAGGCTACAAACTGAAACGAAAAAGAACCATGCTTGGACTGAATGTGTATTACATGAACTACAAAAATCAGTTGGTTTTAACAGGAGCCATAAACGATGTGGGCGAAGCCATCCGGCAAAATGTGGCCAAAAGCTATCGAAGAGGTATTGAGGCCGAGTTTCAATGTGCATTATCGAAAAGCCTGCAATTGGGTGGCAATCTTACCCTTTCTCAAAATAAAATTGTTGATTTTATTGAAACCATATACGAATGGGATGATGACTACGAAACCTTTACAAATACCTATAAAAACACCAACATTTCATTTTCTCCGTCCATCATTTCGGCAGCCCAATTGGGCTATAAAGTCAATCCAAACTTTACCCTAAATATTCACTCAAAATACGTTAGCAAACAATTTTTGGACAATACGCAAAGCGAAAACCGAATGCTGCCGTCTTTTCATTACACCGATGTTTCCATAAATTATTCTACCGACCAGTTTAAAGGGATAAAAAAAACCACGTTATCGCTGTTTTTTAACAATATTTTCAACCAGTCGTTTGCACCAAATGGCTACACTTTTGGTGGTATTTTGCAAAACCAAAGAGCCGATTTCAACTACGTTTTCCCGATGGCCGGATTTAATTGGATGTTAAAAATTAGAATAGAATTGTAG
- a CDS encoding glycosyltransferase family 39 protein yields MEKRIRNITFISIIILSTVMHFNHFSKDLMSVHVWRQTQTQVTISTFYEEDMNIFNPRRHDRGDTDGIFRMEFPIMQWLVACLYKVFGNHLIITRLFMFLVGLLAVLGMYQLLDELFHAPILSAIGAWAFNFSPSFYYYTINPMPDNFALCCSIWGLALFFRWYNGQKNKYLIFSNLLICLGALSKLPFILFYIVPLVYFIQQTIKNGLKKEYFIQAVLAGGMAIFPIAWYAVVIPQWKGNAVLGGMLKNDDSPYKIMDYLQHNLISTMPELLVGYGSMLFFLAGFFFLVKNKSYKNAKFSLLLWLSVGVLMYYLFEANAIAKIHDYYLFPFYPLLFILVAYGAFHLYNSGKTIYRNLALACVVAIPIVCFFRMHDRWNPEAPGFNKDLLVYKTELQQAIPNDALVVVGNDESYFISFYYIDKKGWGFHDDNLTAKNLKWMISKGAEYLYTDSKNILKKPAIAKMVGELVFERGSIQVYKLKKSEET; encoded by the coding sequence ATGGAAAAAAGGATTCGAAACATCACCTTCATTTCAATAATTATTCTCAGCACTGTCATGCACTTCAACCATTTTTCAAAAGATTTGATGAGCGTGCATGTGTGGCGACAAACTCAAACGCAGGTTACCATTAGTACGTTTTATGAAGAAGATATGAATATTTTCAACCCTCGAAGACACGACCGAGGAGATACCGACGGCATTTTTAGGATGGAATTTCCCATTATGCAGTGGTTGGTGGCTTGTCTTTATAAAGTGTTTGGAAATCATTTAATCATTACCCGTTTGTTCATGTTTTTGGTTGGTTTGCTTGCCGTTTTGGGTATGTACCAATTGTTGGATGAGCTATTTCATGCCCCCATATTATCGGCCATTGGGGCTTGGGCTTTCAATTTCTCGCCGAGCTTTTATTATTATACCATCAACCCCATGCCCGACAATTTTGCCCTTTGTTGCTCCATTTGGGGACTTGCTCTTTTTTTCCGATGGTATAATGGCCAGAAAAACAAGTATCTTATTTTTTCCAACCTATTGATTTGTCTGGGTGCTTTGAGTAAGCTGCCTTTCATTCTATTCTATATCGTTCCGTTGGTATATTTTATTCAACAAACTATTAAGAATGGTCTAAAAAAAGAGTATTTTATACAGGCCGTTCTTGCCGGGGGCATGGCCATTTTTCCTATTGCTTGGTATGCCGTTGTAATTCCGCAATGGAAGGGCAATGCAGTGTTGGGGGGAATGCTTAAAAACGATGATTCGCCGTATAAAATTATGGATTATTTGCAGCATAATTTAATTTCAACCATGCCAGAATTGTTGGTTGGCTACGGCTCAATGTTGTTCTTTTTGGCTGGATTTTTCTTTCTTGTAAAAAACAAATCATACAAAAATGCCAAGTTCTCTTTATTGCTGTGGCTGAGTGTTGGTGTATTGATGTATTATCTTTTTGAAGCCAATGCCATTGCCAAAATTCATGATTACTACCTTTTTCCGTTCTATCCTTTATTGTTCATTTTGGTAGCTTATGGAGCTTTCCACCTGTACAATTCGGGTAAAACGATTTATCGCAATCTAGCCTTGGCGTGTGTGGTGGCCATTCCAATAGTTTGTTTTTTTAGAATGCACGACCGCTGGAATCCGGAGGCACCGGGATTTAACAAAGATTTGTTGGTATATAAAACGGAGTTGCAACAAGCCATACCAAATGATGCTTTGGTGGTGGTTGGAAACGACGAATCTTATTTTATATCGTTTTATTATATCGACAAAAAAGGATGGGGTTTTCATGATGACAACCTTACCGCCAAAAACTTGAAATGGATGATTAGCAAGGGAGCGGAATATTTATACACGGACTCAAAAAACATATTAAAAAAACCCGCTATTGCCAAAATGGTGGGAGAATTAGTTTTTGAACGTGGGTCGATACAAGTGTATAAATTGAAAAAATCAGAAGAAACTTGA
- a CDS encoding DUF1573 domain-containing protein: protein MKNKIFVTIVLMVLAYMGFAQSAPKVIFLDSMNYNMGSFKSGEAAEHTFKFVNVGNAPFKILDVKSTCSCTASNWTSDFVQAGDTGSIHITFDTKEKMPGEHLKGVNLETNAGDLHLVIRVTITEGPSEIMEEEDHQHDGHKH from the coding sequence ATGAAAAATAAAATATTCGTAACAATAGTTTTAATGGTCCTTGCATATATGGGTTTTGCTCAATCAGCTCCCAAAGTAATTTTTTTGGACAGCATGAATTACAACATGGGTAGCTTTAAGTCTGGCGAGGCAGCGGAGCATACGTTTAAGTTTGTGAATGTGGGGAATGCCCCTTTTAAAATATTGGATGTAAAATCAACATGTAGCTGCACGGCCAGCAATTGGACTTCTGATTTTGTTCAAGCAGGTGATACAGGAAGTATTCACATTACATTTGATACGAAAGAAAAAATGCCAGGTGAGCATTTAAAAGGGGTAAATTTAGAAACCAACGCTGGAGATTTACATTTGGTAATTCGGGTAACGATAACCGAAGGACCATCCGAAATAATGGAAGAAGAAGACCACCAACATGATGGTCACAAACATTAA
- a CDS encoding Na+/H+ antiporter NhaC family protein: MSTLFLDITPTLSFWSVVPPLIAIVLALIFKEVIISLTLGILSGMLIIANRAEENLAQTFLNVPLQVQKSLFDEGHLSVILFTVLIGGMVSVISQNGGMMAIVKKISHRASTAKSGQMATWFLGIAIFFDDYANTLIVGNTMRPITDKLKISREKLAYLVDSTAAPVAAIGFITTWIGSELVYIKDGISKIPNGANLFGSEYSVFISSLQFMFYPILTLIFMFFLIWKGRDFGPMLKAEQNARKIETSGIENAKVGEIDQIPDNKEFVLNGLLPILTLVVTVGLSLYFTGKFALKNADNASLSDIIGNADSYKALVWGSFLGLVSAILLTVSTKVLSIEKTMNYVLEGFKSMIPAIVILALAWTLGSLTEQLGTAEYLAQITEGNILPQLLPTIVFILAGLIAFSTGTSWGTMAILYPMVLFTSWKICIDSGISQDLSLFVFANVVSAVLAGSVLGDHCSPISDTTILSSMASDCNHISHVKTQMPYALTVGAVAILLGTLPAGFGVPFYITFPLCIAALYFIVSYFGKMVDNTSSKTA, translated from the coding sequence ATGAGCACTTTATTTTTGGATATAACCCCTACCCTTTCCTTTTGGAGCGTGGTGCCACCGCTCATAGCCATTGTGCTGGCGTTGATTTTTAAAGAAGTTATTATCAGCCTTACCCTGGGCATACTCAGCGGAATGCTTATTATAGCCAATAGAGCCGAAGAAAACCTTGCACAAACATTTTTGAATGTGCCACTTCAGGTGCAAAAATCGCTTTTCGATGAAGGCCATTTGTCGGTAATTCTATTTACGGTTTTAATTGGCGGAATGGTGTCTGTCATCTCCCAAAATGGCGGAATGATGGCCATTGTCAAAAAAATATCTCATCGGGCATCAACGGCAAAATCAGGCCAAATGGCCACATGGTTTTTGGGCATTGCCATTTTTTTTGATGATTATGCCAATACACTTATTGTTGGCAACACCATGCGACCCATAACCGACAAGCTCAAAATAAGCAGAGAGAAACTGGCCTATTTGGTAGATTCTACCGCCGCTCCGGTAGCTGCCATCGGCTTCATTACCACTTGGATTGGGTCGGAGCTGGTTTACATAAAAGATGGCATTTCAAAAATTCCGAATGGTGCAAACTTGTTTGGTAGCGAATACTCGGTATTCATCAGTTCGTTGCAGTTTATGTTTTACCCAATTCTAACGCTTATTTTCATGTTTTTTCTTATTTGGAAAGGCAGAGATTTTGGCCCAATGCTCAAGGCTGAGCAAAATGCTCGAAAGATAGAAACCTCCGGTATCGAAAATGCGAAAGTGGGCGAAATTGACCAAATTCCGGACAACAAAGAATTTGTTTTAAACGGGCTTTTACCCATTTTAACCTTAGTAGTTACCGTTGGTCTTTCACTTTATTTTACCGGAAAATTTGCACTCAAAAATGCTGACAACGCATCGCTATCCGACATTATTGGCAATGCAGATTCTTACAAAGCGTTGGTTTGGGGTTCATTTTTGGGTCTCGTTTCTGCCATTCTATTAACTGTTTCTACAAAAGTTTTGTCTATCGAAAAAACCATGAATTATGTGTTAGAGGGGTTCAAATCCATGATTCCGGCTATCGTTATTTTGGCGTTGGCTTGGACATTGGGAAGCCTCACTGAGCAATTAGGAACAGCAGAATATTTGGCACAAATAACTGAAGGAAACATACTGCCACAATTGCTGCCAACCATTGTTTTTATTTTGGCCGGATTAATTGCCTTTTCTACAGGAACAAGCTGGGGAACGATGGCCATTTTATACCCTATGGTTCTATTTACCAGTTGGAAAATTTGTATTGATTCGGGTATATCACAAGATTTGTCCTTGTTCGTTTTTGCCAACGTGGTTTCCGCAGTTTTAGCTGGTTCTGTGCTTGGCGATCATTGCTCGCCCATTAGCGACACCACCATTTTGAGCTCCATGGCCAGCGATTGCAACCACATTAGCCATGTAAAAACGCAAATGCCTTATGCCCTAACAGTTGGTGCCGTTGCCATACTTCTTGGAACACTTCCGGCAGGTTTCGGGGTTCCATTTTACATTACTTTTCCGCTATGTATTGCTGCATTGTATTTTATAGTCTCATATTTTGGTAAAATGGTTGACAATACAAGCAGTAAAACAGCGTAA